DNA from Pelagibacterium nitratireducens:
AGCAGCGTGAACGCTCGTCCTATGACCTGCTGCTCAACGAATCGACCGTCAAGGACGCGGCGGTGCTTACCAATGTACCCAACGTCGCGATCGTTCCCTCGACCATGGATCTGCTGGGTGTGGAATTGACGATCGCCGCCGAGCGGGATCGGGCCTTTCGTTTGAAGTCGGCATTGGATAACGTTGCCGAAGTGACCATCGATAACAAGCCGATCACCTATGTGCTGATCGACTGCCCGCCGTCGCTGAATCTGCTCACCATCAACGCGCTCACCGCTGCCGACGCGGTGCTTGTGCCGTTACAGTGCGAATTTTTCGCGCTGGAGGGTCTGAGCCAATTGCTTCAAACCATTGAGCAAATCCGCTCGACACTCAATCCGCGCCTGTCGATCCAGGGCGTGGTGATGACCATGTTCGACAAACGCAACAATCTGTCCGAGCAGGTGCTCAGCGATGTGCGCGAGCATATGGGAACGCTGGTCTACGACACCGTCATTCCCCGCAATGTGCGGCTTTCCGAGGCGCCCAGCTATGGTAAGCCGGCTTTGCTGTATGACCTTAAATGCGCCGGAAGTCAGGCCTATCTTCGATTGGCCACCGAAGTAATCAAGCGCGAACGCCAGTTGCGGGCGGCCTGATGGAGAAGACCATGAACGATAAACCCACTCGTCTCGGCCGCGGTCTGGCCGCTCTGATCGGCGATATGCAGCCTCTTGAAGCGGCGCCCCGCCAGGCAGAAGCCTCCACAGGCACCCGCCGGCTGCCCGTCGAATTCATAATTGCCAACCGGGCCAATCCGCGTAAGGATTTCGACGCCGAGCTGCTTGAGGATCTGACCAATTCGATCCGTGAAAAAGGCGTAATGCAGCCGCTTCTGGTGCGCCCGAGCGATCAGGGGCCCGATGTCTTTGAAATCATCGCGGGAGAGCGGCGCTGGCGCGCGGCGCAGCGCGCAGGACTGCACGAGGTTCCCGTCATCATCCGTGAGGTCGATGACAAGGAAGCGCTTGAGCTGGCAATCATCGAAAACGTCCAGCGCGCCGACCTCAATCCGCTTGAAGAAGCCCAAGGCTATGGGCAGCTGATCGAACAGTTCGACTATACCCAAAACGATCTGGCGCACGTCATTGGCAAGTCCCGCTCCCATGTTGCCAACACGCTCAGGTTGTTGCGGCTGCCCGACGAGGTCCAGCACATGCTCGAGCGCGGCGAGCTTACCGCGGGGCATGCCAGAACGTTGATTACCTCGGATGATCCATTGGCTTTGGCACGCCGAATCGTTGACGCCGGGCTGTCGGTGCGCGAGGCCGAAGCGTTGCATCAGCAGGGGGCGGAAGCGCGTCGGCCGCAACCGGCCGGCGAAAAGCGGCCGGCGTCGAAAGATGCGGACACACTGGCCCTGGAAAAGCAGCTGTCGGACGCCTTGGGCCTTTCGGTGACGCTCGATCACAAGGATCGTGGCGGCAAACTGGAAATCCGCTACAAAACGCTTGAGCAGCTCGACGGAATTTGCGCGCGCCTCATGCCGCATTGAGCGGCGTTGCACGTGAAACATTTGCCTAAGTTGCTGATATCTCTTGATCCATTCTGGACATAATAGCTCGGATCGCCGACTCTAGAATTTTGTTTTGTCCCGTATCCGAGCCGCACAACCGATTCCATGCGCGATGGCGTCGAGGACAGGTTTTTGCTCGACAGGTTCTATCGTCTGGCCGCGGCCATGCATATGGCAAGCAGCGCCTGGCGGCCTATGGCCGGGGCCAGTGGCCCCGATTTGCGGCTGTCGAGGATGGCGGCGGCCAGACGATTGCAGGCTGCCGCCAGCCCATCATCGTTCCAGAGCCTGAGCTGTTGCTCGAAACCGGCCTTGCGCGAAAAATGGATGCGTGGCGTTGCCCGGCTGACGATCTGGTCGACGCTTGCTCCGGCATCGATTTCAGCACGCATGGCACGCAGCCTCGAAAAATGCTGCATTGCGACGATCAGCAGGCGCTGTGCGTCGGTTCCGGCGGCCGCCGCGCGCGTCATGGCATCGTCGAAGCGACGGGCGTGGCCGGTGGCGATGGAATCGACGACAGCATCGATGGCCAGGGCCGCGTTATCACCGCACAATCGCATGACGTCGTCCCGGGTCAACCTGCCACCATCCCCGGCATAAAGAACGAGTTTTTGCAGTTCGCTGCGCGTTACCTGGCGGTCGTTGCCAAGCATGTCGCGCAGCATCGGCGCCAGATCGGCCTCCAGCGCAATATTGGCCGCGGCAAATGTTTCGCGGATCAATGTATCGATAGTCTGGCCGGTGTCGGCATAACAGGGCAATGCCCTGGCATCTTTGCGCGCTTCGGCATGCTTGCGCAGGGCGTCGGAGGGCTTTAGATCCGCGCCTTCCACGACGAAGAGGGCCTGGGCTCCTTCGTCGAGGAGTTCGACAAGGGTGGGCGCCAGTTTGTTTGTCGCCGCGCGAATGCGAATAGTGGTCTGACCGCCAAACAAGGATGGGCTGCGCGCCAGAATACCCAGTCTTTGGGGATCGGCGTCGATCTCGCTCATATGCAATTGCGACAGGCTTTCGGGATCTGGCGGATCGCCGGCGAAATACTTGACCAGCCGCGCCGCATTCTCGCTGACCAGACCGGTATCGGGACCATAAACCAGTACAAGGCCCGAGGTCAGGTCGGGGCGCGCGAGAAACTTCTCGATGTCGCGCCCCTTGAGTGCGCTCATCGTGCCTGCAGGACGGCCAGTAAAGCCAGACGAACAGTTTCTGCTGCTGCCTTTGCCGCCTGTTCTTCCGCTGCCGTCCGAGCGGCATCATCGGCGATGCTTTGGCCCGTCGTGCGATAGCCGGTGGTGGCCGAGCGCGTGCCGCCGGCGACGCTCATGCCATCGTCGACTACGAGATAAGTTATTGTGATCGTGAGCTGATTTTCCGCTATTGGCCCCGATATACTGGATAGGCCAATGCGCGTGGTGTTGGACGAAACCTGGGCAGAAAACTGCGGTGCGCCCGCGACGTTCGGCCCAAGTCGATCCGAAAGCGTGCGATAAACCACTTGCTCCAGGCGCGTTTCCGGTTCCGCATAGCTCAGGGCGAGGCTCGCGTTCGCCGCGTTCGCACCGCCGTAAATCGGCGTCAGTGTGCAGCCGGCCAAAGAGGCGGCCGCTGTTAGGGCAGCACCAAGGCACAAGGCACGAAGACCTCTAGCAAACCACATTGACGATCCTGTTGGGCACGACGATCACCTTTCGGGGTGGATTGCCTTCGAGAATGCGGACAACCGCGTCCAGTGACAAGGCCGCAGCTTCGGCCTGGGCCGAAGGCGCGTCTTTGGGCATTTCGATCTCACCACGCCGTTTGCCGTTGACCTGAACTGCCAAAACAACCGTGTCATCAACAAGATAGTCCGGGTCGGCTTCCGGCCAGGGCGTGTCGCAGATCATCGTCTGATGACCCAGATTGGCCCAACAGCTTTCGGCCAGATGAGGCATCATGGGAGCGATGAACTGCACGAAGCGTTCGATGGCCGTGCGCAGCGCAGTGATATTGGCCAGAGAGGGTGATCTGCTCACGGCCGGAATGAACTTCTGAATCGCATTGGCCAGCTCGTAGATCTGGGCGACGGCGCGATTGAACCGCAGCCCCGCCAGATCGGCCTCGATCAGGGCCGTGGCCTTATGGGCGGCCTTGAGGATTTCGACAGTGTGCGGCTCCTCACCGTCGATTATGGCCGGGTCGAGCGAAAGCAGCTCGCGCGCCTCGACGACCAGCTTGTAGGCCCGTTGAGTAAAGCGCCAAGCACCCTCGATGCCCGCTTCGGTCCACTGCACGTCGCGTTCGGGTGGCGAATCGGAAAGCACGAACCAGCGCACCGTATCGGCGCCATACGTGGCGATCATATCGTCGGGATCGATGACGTTGCGCTTGGATTTACTCATCTTTTCGATCGAGCCGATGACCACAGGCTCGCCGGTCACCGAAGAGGTTGCCACGCGCTGGCCATCGGATGCCTGCACCATGACTTCGGTAGGCGGCACCCAATTGCCCTGGGCGTCCTTGTAGGTCTCGTGAGTCACCATGCCCTGGGTGAACAGGCCCTTGAAGGGCTCATCGACATCCATGTGGCCTGTCTGGCTCATGGCGCGGGCGAAAAAGCGCGAATACAGCAGGTGCAAAATGGCGTGTTCGATGCCGCCGATGTACTGATCGACCGGCAGCCATTCGTTGGCCATCTCCGGAATCGTCGGATTGTCGGCGTGCGGTGCTGTAAAGCGAGCGAAATACCACGAGGAATCGACAAATGTATCCATCGTGTCGGTTTCCCGGCGCGCCTTGGAGCCGCATGATGGGCAATCGACGTATTTGAAGCTCGGGTGGCGGTCCAGCGGATTACCCGGCGTGTCGAACTCGACATCGGCCGGCAGACGGACCGGCAATTGATCCTTGGGCACGGGAACGATGCCGCAGGTGTCGCAATGGATGACAGGGATCGGGCAACCCCAGTAGCGCTGACGCGAGATGCCCCAGTCGCGCAGGCGATAATTGACCTGGCGGACACCCTGAGGCTTGCCTTCGACCTTTTCGGTTTCCAGAAAGCGGGCGATCGCATCCTTGGCGGCGTCGACATCCATACCGTCGAGAAATCCGGAATTAAAAGCGACCCCGGGACCGGTATAGGCTTCATCTTCAACGGAAAACACCTCGGCATCCGTGTTTGGCGGCAAAACGACGGGGATGACCGGGAGGTCGTATTTGCGGGCAAAATCGAGGTCGCGCTGGTCATGGGCCGGACAGCCGAAAATTGCGCCCGTGCCGTAATCCATCAAGACGAAATTGGCGACATAGACGGGCAGGGTTGCGCCTTCTATTACCGGATGGGTCACGGTAATTGTCGTGCGATAGCCCCGCTTTTCGGCAGTTTCGATCACTTCGGCCGAGGTGCCCATGCGGTGACACTCGGCGATGAATTCGGCCAGAGCCGGATCGGACTGGGCCAGATGGGCAGCCATGGGGTGGTCGGGCGAAAGGGCAACAAAGGAAGCGCCAAACAGCGTATCGGGCCGCGTGGTAAAAATCTCGACGCTGTCCTGACCCGCATCACCCGAAGCGACGCCAAACAGGATGCGCAGCCCTTCGGATCGTCCGATCCAGTTGCGCTGCATCAGTCGGACTTTTTCGGGCCAATCGGTCAGGCCGTCGATCGCGGAGAGCAGATCTTCGGCAAAATCGGAAATCTTGAAGAACCACTGGGTCAATTCGCGCTGTTCGACCAGCGCGCCCGAGCGCCAACCGCGGCCGTCGATCACCTGTTCGTTGGCCAGAACCGTATGGTCGACGGGGTCCCAGTTGACCTTGGAAGACTTGCGCGTGACCAGACCCGCTTCAAGCATATCGATGAACAGCATTTGCTGGCGGTGGTAATATTGTTCGTCACAGGTCGCAAATTCCCTGCTCCAGTCGAGCGAAAAACCCATAGATTGCAATTGCTTGCGCATTGCCGCGATATTGTCATAGGTCCACTCGCGCGGGTGGACCTTGTTGGCCATCGCCGCGTTTTCGGCGGGCATGCCGAACGCATCCCAACCCATTGGGTGGAGGACTTTTTTACCCTTGGCCCGCTGGAACCGTGCAACCACGTCGCCCATGGTGTAGTTGCGCACATGGCCGACATGGATGCGGCCCGAGGGGTAGGGAAACATCTCGAGCACATAGTAGGGCTCACGCGGATCGTCGTTGGACGTTTCGAAGGTTTTGTTCTCCGCCCAGACCTTTTGCCAATGAGGTTCTTGTTCGCGCGGATTGTAGCGCTCGGAAGCGTTTGCCATAGAAAGTACCGGTGGCCGCCCTATACTTGAGAAGAGATGAGAAATTGGGTAGGCGACCATCACCAGAAAAGCGCCGGAAGGTCAACCATTGCCATGAGCCCAAACGCCCCGGAAACCGCTGCCCAACGGCTCGCGGACATCAAGACCCGCATGGATCGAGCCGCCGGGCGGCTTGAAGGGGGCGCTCGCGCCAATCTGGTAGCCGTTTCCAAGACCTTCGATGCTTCGGCGATCGCTCCGGTCATTGAGGCCGGACAGCGTCATTTCGGTGAAAACCGTGTCCAGGAGGCGCAGGGCAAATGGCCCGCCCTGAAATCGGCATATCGCGATATCGTATTGCATCTGATTGGGCCGCTGCAGACCAACAAGGCGGGCGATGCGGTTGGATTGTTCGATGTCATCGAAAGCGTGGACCGCGACAAGTTGGCCAGGGTGCTCTCGGGTGAGATGGAAAAACAGAATCGGCATCTGCCTTGCTTCGTGCAGGTCAATATCGGGGGCGAAGCGCAAAAAGCGGGGGTGGCGGTATCGGAAACAGTCGCCTTCGTTGCCCGCTGCAGGGATCAATATGGGCTCGATATCGTTGGTTTGATGTGTATTCCCCCGGTCGAGGACGCTCCAGGGCCCTATTTTGCGCAGCTGGCGCGTTTGGCAAGAGAGGCCGGCGTTTCTCAATTGTCCATGGGGATGAGTTCGGATTTCGAGACGGCAATATTGATGGGAGCAACGCAGGTTCGGGTGGGTTCGGCGCTTTTCGGGGCTCGATAACGCGCATGTGATTGGCGAATGCCTCACTCAAGCTAGATTGAATCGTATGTCACTTCGAAAGACAGGTGTTTGCCGCTTGTCAGGAAAGAAGCGGGAGTTTTGCTGATGAACAAGCGCCGTTTGCTGGTCGTCGACGACGACACCGATCTGCGGGCCGCATTGGTGGGGCAGCTCGAACCCTATCGCGAGTTCGACATCACGGAAGCGGGAACGGCCTCCGGAGCGCGTGAAACCGCCCGGGCGGGCCATTTCGATCTTATGCTGCTTGATGTTGGCCTGCCCGACATGGATGGCCGGGAAGCCCTCAAGATCATGCGCAGCGACGGATTTAGGGCGCCGGTCATCATGCTGACGGGGCAGGACAGCGAGTCCGACGAAATTCTTGGACTTGAAAGCGGTGCAAATGACTATGTCACCAAGCCATTCCGCTTTTCGGTGCTTCTGGCGCGCATGCGTGCCGCGCTGCGCCAGCACGATCAGAGCGAGGATGTGGTTTTCACCATCGGGCCCTACAGCTTCCAGCCTGCGGCCAAGACACTGGAAAATGGCGATGGTTCGAAGATCCGTCTGACCGACAAGGAAACCTCGATCCTCAAATTCTTGTACCGGCAGGGTGCCAAGACCATTTCACGCGATGTCCTGCTCGCCGAAGTCTGGGGATACAACAATCGCGTCACAACCCATACGCTCGAGACCCATATCTACCGTTTGCGCCAAAAGATCGAACGCGACCCGTCAAATGCACGTCTTTTGGTCACTGAAGAAGGCGGATACCGGCTGGTTCCCTGATTTCCTCGGGGCCAGATCGGTCTAAGTCTTTGCGCGCGCGGTAATATATGCCAATCATACGCCCTCAACGCGCCGGGGGCATGTATGGACGAAGCGGCGGCAGTGGCCGCGTTGGCAGAACTCGATTTTTTTTCCAGCTTTTCTGATGAACAGCTGCGCCTTCTGGCGTTCGTTTGCGAAGACGTTTCGCTTTCTCCTGGTGATGTTCTCTATACGGCAGGTGATGTTGCCGACGGCGGCTATGTCCTTGTGTCCGGCGCTCTTGAGACAACGGACTCGCCAGTTGAGGACAGTGGGCGGTTTCGCATCGATCCCGTTGCGCTGGTGGGAGAGCTCGGCCTGATGCTGACCCGTCCGCGCGGCGCATCGCTCCGGGCGGCGCGATCGAGCACATTACTGTTTGTGCCGCGCGGACCTTTTCTGAAACTGCTGAGAAGCCATCCCGAACTTGCCGAAGATGTCGCGGCAACAATCAGGGCCGAACTTTCGCGCTATCTCGATTCCATTACCCGTCTGGGCGAGCGGTTTTCAGACTGACATCTAGAGCCGTTCAGGATTTGATTAAATCAAATCCTCGGCTCCAAACCCTTGCTTTGTCGCGTGTCCGAACCGCAAAATCGTTTCCATCCCCGATCGCGTCGAGGACATGCTTTTGCTGGATACGCTCTAGGCGAAATCAACGATTACCGGCACATGGTCGGAGGGTTTTTCCGACCATCCGCGGGCCGGGCGCAGGATATGGGCTGCTTTTGCGTGGGCCGCGATGTCGCGTGTCGCCCATATGTGATCGAGCCGGCGGCCGCGGTCGGACATGTCCCAATCCTTGGCTCTGTAGCTCCACCAGGAATAGACTTTTTCCTCGATCGGTATGTGCTGGCGCACAAGATCGACCCAATTGCGCCGGGAGAGCAGGCGGTCGAGGGCTTCGGTTTCGACTGGCGTATGGGAAACCACTTTGAGGAGCTGCTTATGGCTCCAGACGTCGTTTTCATGGGGCGCCACGTTGAAATCGCCGCAAATCAGCTGGCGCTCGTCGAAAACCAGATCGTCGAACCAATCTTCCATCTCGGCCAGAAAGTCGAGCTTGTGGCGGAATTTGGGGTTGATTTCGGGGTTTGGCTCGTCGCCGCCAGCGGGAACGTAGAAATTGTGTACGGTGAACGGGCCTTTGCCGAAGTCGAGCCGGGCCGAAACGTGGCGGCAGTCAGGGATGTCGCAAAAGCCGCGCGCCGTGATTTCGTCAAGGGGATGTTTCGAAAGTATGGCCACCCCGTGATAGCCTTTTTGCCCGTGAACGGCCTGGTGGGGATAGCCGGCATCGGCGAGGGCTGAGCGGGGGAACTGATCGTTCATGCATTTGATCTCCTGCAGACACAGGACATCAGGGCCGTACTGGGAGAGAAAATCGAGGACGATGGGCAGGCGCAGCCGCACCGAGTTGATGTTCCAGGTGGCAAGCGAAGGCATAAGCGACTCTGAAGGACGGGTAGGGGTGACGCCTTTATGACGGCCCGACCCGGTGCGGTAAAGCCCCGAGCCCATTCTCTCTCAGTTCGCGTTGACCGACCGGTAGGTGGGATCGATGCGGAAATACTGATCGGGAATATCGACGCCCTTTTCGGTCTCGGTAATCGAAAACGTGGTTTCCACTCCGGAGGGCTCTATTAGGCTCCACTGTACGAGATCGAGTGACTCGCGATCAAAGATCAGCGAAACCTGCACGGTACCGATGGGGCTTTCATCAACAATCATTACCGATACGTGGGTTTCCGAGAGCACGACGTCGGAGAGGTTGGAGTTGATCAGGCTGACCTCATCGCCGAGAAACTGGCGCAGCGGCACATTGTCCTGCGGATAGGCGTATTGGGTGCGCTCCTGACGGTCGATGACATAAAATCCGCGACCCTGCGAAATGATCTCTTCCCGACTTGGCGGGGCATAGCGGAAGCGCACCATGTCGGGGCGCTTGAGCCAGAATGTGCCCTCGATTTGCCCGCCCTGGCTGTCGATCTGGACAAAGCGACCAGCCATGGTGCGAATTTCGGTGTTGTGGGCCGAAATCTCTTGAAGGAGAAACTCTTCATCCGGGGTCAGAACGCGTGACTGCGCATTGACGGGCATGGCCAGTGCGAGCGCGCAAATGCCTGCTGTCAAGAGTGCGGCGACAATGCGAATCATTTCAGGACTCCGTTTCGGTACAACAAGGGTCTGCCCCTTGAATGGTCGAGGTAAATCCCAATTGCGGCAAGAGCGCGAAACCGGACGACCGGGCGGTAAACTCATCGTGTGACGGTGAGGTTCCTTGTCGGGGTCAGAGCATGTCCGCTTTTCTCCGTATCGCGAAAATCCTCCAAGTCTTTGTTTTGGCGCGTTTCCGAACCGCAAAACCGTTTCCATCCCCGATCGCGTCGAGTGCTGGACACACCCTAGTAGCCGTCGGCGTTGTCGCCAATCAGCACTTCGCGTTTGCCCGCATGGTTGGCAGGGGAAATGATGCCTTCGTGCTCCATGCGTTCGATCAGTGTCGCGGCCTTGTTGTAGCCCACCGAAAGTCGGCGCTGAATGTAGGAGGTCGATGCCTTCTTGTCGGAGAGCACGATGTTGACGGCCTTGTCGTAAAGCTCGTCGCCCGATCCGCCGAAGCCGCCGTCTTCGTCGATGCTGCTCTGGCCGTCATCGTCCTCGGCGGTTATCGATTCGAGATATTCGGGCGTACCCTGGCTCTTGAGATGGGCGACGATGTCCTCGACTTCGTTGTCGGCCACGAAGGCGCCATGGAGTCGCTTTATGCGCCCGCCACCGGCCATGTAGAGCATGTCGCCATTGCCAAGCAGTTGCTCGGCCCCCTGCTCGCCCAGGATAGTGCGCGAATCGATCTTGGAGGTCACCTGGAACGAGACGCGGGTGGGGAAGTTGGCCTTGATGGTGCCGGTGATCACGTCGACCGAGGGGCGTTGAGTCGCCATGATGATGTGGATGCCGGCGGCGCGCGCCATCTGGGCCAGCCGCTGGATCGTGCCTTCGATGTCCTTTCCCGCCACCATCATCAGGTCGGCCATTTCATCGACAATGACCACGATGAAGGGGAGCGGTTCGAGATCGAATTGTTCGCTCTCAAAGATCGCTTCGCCGGTTTCACGATCAAACCCGGTCTGAACGGTGCGCGTGAGCACTTCCCCCTTGGCGGCCGATTCGGCAACGCGGGCGTTGAACCCATCGATGTTGCGCACACCGATCTTGCTCATCTTCTTGTAGCGGTCTTCCATCTCGCGGACGGCCCATTTGAGGGCGACGACCGCCTTGGCGGGGTCGGTGACGACTGGGGTCAAAAGGTGTGGAATGCCGTCATAGACCGAGAGCTCGAGCATCTTGGGGTCGATCATGATGAGCCGGCACTGTTCCGGGCTCATCTTGTAGAGCAGGGAAAGGATCATCGTGTTGATCCCGACCGACTTGCCCGAGCCGGTGGTGCCGGCGATGAGCAGATGGGGCATGCGCGCCAGATCGACAATGATCGGTTCGCCGCCAATGGTCTTGCCCAGACAGATGGGCAGCTTGGCCTTGGCCTTGTCGAAATCGTTGGAGGCCAGAAGTTCGCGCAGAAACACGGTTTCGCGCGTCTTGTTGGGCAATTCGATGCCGATGGCGTTGCGGCCGGGGACGACGGCCACACGGGCGGAAATGGCGCTCATTGAGCGCGCAATGTCGTCGGCCAGCGAGATGACGCGGCTCGATTTGATGCCCGGCGCAGGTTCGAGTTCGTAGAGCGTGACAACCGGGCCAGGACGCACATTGATGATATCGCCCTTGACGCCAAAATCTTCCAGAACGCCTTCGAGGCGCTTGGCATTGGCTTCGAGCGCTTCAGGATTGTGCTCCGGCAGGACCTGCGTCGAGCTGGGAGCAGCGAGCAGTTCGAGCGGCGGCAGTTCGAACCCGTCGGTTGGCAGAAATGACGCCTGGGCCTCGCGTATCTGGCGCGGGGAGGGGGCGGGACGGGGAGCCGGCGCCGCCACGCGGGCGCGTCCCCCCGAAGGTTGCTCGACGATCATGCGGGCAATGTCGTCAGCCTCGCGTCGAGGAGATGCTTCGGGCGCGTGTGCGTCCTCATAATCGTCGTAGGCGCTTTCGTCCCAATCGCGAGGGGACTGGGGTTCAGGATCTGATTGTTGCCGATCAAATGGGATGGATTTGTCGAGCTGGGGTTCGAAATCATTGGTTTGCCAGTTGCGGGCCGGCATCTGCTCGGATGGCTTGCGGCGGAAAACCCGTTTTATCGCGGCCCGGGCACCATAGAGGGTATGGGCAAGAAAGCCGATCGTAATATCGAAAAGCCCGTTGGAATCGGGTGTGTCGTCAATTTCAGGCTCGGGCTCGGCGGCTTTCTTCCGGCGCGCAGTGGTCTTGGCCGGAACCGGCAAATCGCTCTCGAATGCGGGCCGCGACCGCGCCGAAAGCCAGACCAGCCCAAGCGCGGGAATGCCAAGCAGAACCGCATAAAGAATAGCGCCCCAGCCCTGCGGCGCATCGCCGGCCAGGGTGATGAACAGATTTGTGAATCCGGTGCCCACAAACCCGCCCAGACCAAGCGGCAGGGGCCAGCTTTCCGGCGAAGGAAAGCAGGCAAACATGCCCGTTGCCAGCACCGTGCCAAGCAGCCAGCCCGTCAGGCGCAGGCCGAGATAGGAGGGAACGATGCGACGGATCATCGACCAGGACCACAACAGCGGCGGCAAAAGCAACAGCGGCGCGCCAAGCCCCAGAAGCTGAAAGCCGATATCGGCGATCGCCGCGCCGGCAAAGCCCAGCCA
Protein-coding regions in this window:
- a CDS encoding DNA translocase FtsK, with the translated sequence MVLRKPTGRSMTLHPSPHLDDSHRSTPVLSITIPVRIIGIVVALVCALALVALASWSVDDPSFSYATDKPVENWLGFAGAAIADIGFQLLGLGAPLLLLPPLLWSWSMIRRIVPSYLGLRLTGWLLGTVLATGMFACFPSPESWPLPLGLGGFVGTGFTNLFITLAGDAPQGWGAILYAVLLGIPALGLVWLSARSRPAFESDLPVPAKTTARRKKAAEPEPEIDDTPDSNGLFDITIGFLAHTLYGARAAIKRVFRRKPSEQMPARNWQTNDFEPQLDKSIPFDRQQSDPEPQSPRDWDESAYDDYEDAHAPEASPRREADDIARMIVEQPSGGRARVAAPAPRPAPSPRQIREAQASFLPTDGFELPPLELLAAPSSTQVLPEHNPEALEANAKRLEGVLEDFGVKGDIINVRPGPVVTLYELEPAPGIKSSRVISLADDIARSMSAISARVAVVPGRNAIGIELPNKTRETVFLRELLASNDFDKAKAKLPICLGKTIGGEPIIVDLARMPHLLIAGTTGSGKSVGINTMILSLLYKMSPEQCRLIMIDPKMLELSVYDGIPHLLTPVVTDPAKAVVALKWAVREMEDRYKKMSKIGVRNIDGFNARVAESAAKGEVLTRTVQTGFDRETGEAIFESEQFDLEPLPFIVVIVDEMADLMMVAGKDIEGTIQRLAQMARAAGIHIIMATQRPSVDVITGTIKANFPTRVSFQVTSKIDSRTILGEQGAEQLLGNGDMLYMAGGGRIKRLHGAFVADNEVEDIVAHLKSQGTPEYLESITAEDDDGQSSIDEDGGFGGSGDELYDKAVNIVLSDKKASTSYIQRRLSVGYNKAATLIERMEHEGIISPANHAGKREVLIGDNADGY